Proteins from a single region of Desertibacillus haloalkaliphilus:
- a CDS encoding helix-turn-helix transcriptional regulator: MNKPSSLKEVTKHLEELEVNYRIQGSFGVTLDYHSHQEYEIYMLHAGSCRYLIHNQIYDLEPGDILLMDGLAQHRPNVSDESEYIRSIIHFSPKWICGLIDEMRCHYLLEAFERFHHCLIRPSENEESSQLESVIQRMALLQESSQRRDIQTQTELKVLLLQALIIIYRLSKLKDKPIAPKKEAKAEHAENIAAYVQVNFKHKLTIVDISKNLNLSKSYVSHVFKEITGYTVMGYLMECRLRQVKYSLEMEPDKPIKDIAYDCGFESVAHFSRYFKKKVGMTAREYRTVRLDGI, from the coding sequence ATGAATAAACCATCCTCGTTGAAAGAAGTGACAAAGCATTTAGAAGAGTTAGAAGTGAATTATCGAATCCAAGGGAGTTTTGGTGTTACCTTAGATTATCATTCACATCAGGAGTATGAAATTTACATGTTACATGCAGGTTCATGTCGTTATTTGATCCATAATCAAATTTATGACCTAGAACCAGGTGATATTTTACTAATGGATGGATTAGCGCAGCATAGACCGAATGTCAGTGACGAAAGTGAATATATTAGAAGCATTATTCATTTCTCTCCTAAGTGGATCTGTGGTTTAATAGATGAAATGAGGTGTCATTACCTTTTAGAGGCATTTGAACGATTTCATCATTGTTTAATTCGACCGAGTGAAAACGAGGAATCTTCTCAATTAGAAAGTGTTATTCAACGAATGGCTCTCTTGCAGGAAAGTAGCCAGCGCCGTGATATCCAAACTCAAACTGAACTTAAAGTGTTACTTTTACAAGCATTAATTATCATTTATCGCTTAAGTAAGCTAAAAGATAAACCAATCGCACCAAAAAAAGAGGCGAAAGCTGAACATGCGGAAAATATTGCTGCCTATGTTCAAGTCAATTTTAAGCATAAGTTGACGATTGTAGATATCTCTAAGAATCTAAACTTAAGTAAATCGTATGTATCGCATGTTTTTAAGGAGATAACCGGGTATACAGTCATGGGATATTTAATGGAATGTCGACTTAGACAAGTAAAATATTCTCTAGAAATGGAACCAGATAAGCCAATAAAGGATATAGCCTATGATTGTGGGTTTGAAAGTGTCGCGCACTTCAGTCGTTATTTTAAGAAAAAAGTAGGAATGACCGCAAGAGAGTATCGTACGGTGCGGTTAGATGGAATATAG
- the larC gene encoding nickel pincer cofactor biosynthesis protein LarC produces the protein MKTLYTDCFSGISGDMFIGALIDAGANPNHLVEELKKLNISDEYKLKWTSVVKNGISSTKFDVVLLNEEHQHHHSHDDHTHAHEEHHHYRGHHHHRSYADIKQLIEAADLSEEVKKIALGIFRKIGEAEGHIHGVALEDVHFHEVGAVDSIIDIVGTAILLDQLKIDKIQSSAVPVGSGKIRIDHGIYPVPAPATLEILRGVPIASSEVEAELTTPTGAAFIAALAQEFSTLPAMQVQSIGYGAGTKTFPNQPNVLRVIIGNEYR, from the coding sequence ATGAAAACGCTTTATACTGATTGTTTTTCAGGCATAAGTGGTGATATGTTTATTGGCGCTCTCATTGATGCAGGTGCTAATCCTAACCACCTTGTTGAGGAATTAAAAAAGTTAAACATTTCAGATGAATACAAGTTGAAATGGACATCAGTTGTAAAGAACGGCATTAGTAGTACGAAATTTGATGTCGTACTGTTAAATGAAGAGCATCAACATCATCACTCACATGATGACCATACCCACGCGCATGAAGAGCATCACCACTATCGCGGTCACCATCACCATCGTTCTTACGCTGATATTAAACAGTTGATTGAAGCAGCTGACTTATCAGAAGAAGTGAAGAAAATAGCCTTGGGAATTTTTAGAAAAATCGGTGAAGCGGAAGGGCATATACATGGGGTGGCTTTAGAAGATGTCCACTTTCATGAGGTAGGAGCGGTTGATTCAATTATCGATATTGTCGGAACGGCGATTTTATTAGATCAATTAAAAATCGATAAAATACAATCATCAGCTGTGCCAGTTGGCTCTGGAAAGATTCGTATTGACCATGGGATCTATCCAGTACCGGCCCCTGCCACATTAGAAATCTTACGTGGTGTACCAATCGCTAGTAGTGAAGTGGAGGCGGAGTTAACAACGCCGACGGGGGCTGCTTTTATTGCTGCACTTGCTCAAGAATTTAGTACATTACCCGCAATGCAAGTACAATCGATTGGATATGGGGCTGGCACAAAAACGTTCCCTAACCAACCAAATGTCCTTCGTGTCATCATTGGTAATGAATATAGATAG
- a CDS encoding MFS transporter, which translates to MNNQTMDMEQNGYHTAKLWQIGCFAFNNTATNIYMFAMMFITYYATGVAGLAVVVVSTILTVMRAFDGVTDPIIGFIIDKTESKFGKFRPVMLIGNIILAISFILMYNMHHIPGGALLIYFIVTHAIYIIGYTMQTSVTRAAQTVLTNHPKQRPLFSIFDSVYNISLFTVGQIFVSSYLVAKHGDFTMGLFVELNTIAVTLSGVLTVLAFVAIWQKDRKEFYGLAELSTKTRFRDYWPVLKGNRPMQMLVISASTDKLAASVMMQQPVMVMLFGILLGNFALSGTVSLIIILPSLLVTFLGVRYARTAGMKKTLVNASWIGVVSFVALTAFFLIVEDPSIANFESFGLTTIIFLVLYSIGRGVGTLTPSIVIPMIADASDYETYRTGRYIPGMMSAIFSFVDKLVSSLAPALIGFLVAFIGYTEEFPQIGDPLTDALLYMTLLIAFGVPVIGWIISIIAMKFYKLDAATMQQIQDKIAEEKEKAVS; encoded by the coding sequence ATGAATAACCAAACAATGGATATGGAGCAAAATGGGTATCACACAGCGAAGTTATGGCAAATTGGGTGTTTTGCATTTAACAATACAGCGACAAACATTTATATGTTTGCGATGATGTTTATTACGTATTACGCAACAGGAGTTGCTGGCCTAGCTGTTGTTGTTGTAAGTACGATATTAACGGTTATGCGTGCATTTGACGGAGTGACCGATCCAATTATTGGTTTTATTATTGATAAAACAGAGTCGAAATTCGGGAAGTTCCGCCCTGTTATGTTGATTGGTAATATAATATTAGCGATCTCGTTTATCTTAATGTATAACATGCACCACATACCAGGTGGAGCACTATTAATTTATTTTATTGTAACGCATGCGATTTATATTATTGGATATACAATGCAAACGTCGGTTACGAGAGCGGCACAAACCGTGTTGACGAACCATCCGAAGCAACGTCCGTTATTCAGTATTTTTGACTCTGTCTATAACATTAGCCTGTTTACAGTTGGTCAAATCTTTGTCTCATCCTATCTCGTAGCAAAGCATGGCGATTTTACAATGGGACTATTCGTAGAGTTAAATACAATTGCAGTTACTTTGTCTGGCGTATTAACAGTATTAGCTTTCGTTGCAATTTGGCAAAAGGACCGTAAAGAATTCTATGGTTTAGCAGAGTTATCGACGAAAACAAGATTTCGAGATTATTGGCCGGTATTAAAAGGGAACCGTCCTATGCAAATGCTCGTTATTTCAGCTTCGACTGACAAGTTAGCAGCATCTGTTATGATGCAACAACCTGTGATGGTTATGCTTTTTGGTATCTTGTTAGGAAACTTTGCTTTGAGTGGTACAGTATCCTTAATTATCATTCTTCCGAGTCTCCTTGTTACATTTTTGGGTGTGAGATATGCAAGGACAGCCGGGATGAAGAAAACATTAGTGAATGCTTCGTGGATTGGAGTTGTTTCATTCGTTGCTCTAACAGCCTTTTTCTTAATCGTGGAGGATCCAAGCATAGCAAACTTTGAGAGTTTTGGCTTGACAACAATTATTTTCCTAGTACTTTACAGTATTGGTAGAGGTGTAGGGACACTGACTCCTTCGATTGTTATCCCGATGATCGCAGATGCTTCGGATTATGAAACGTACAGGACAGGACGATACATTCCGGGGATGATGTCAGCCATTTTCTCCTTTGTTGATAAATTAGTGTCATCTTTAGCGCCAGCGTTGATTGGTTTCCTTGTCGCGTTTATTGGATATACGGAAGAATTTCCACAAATAGGTGACCCCTTAACAGATGCTTTATTATATATGACGCTACTCATAGCGTTTGGAGTACCGGTAATAGGTTGGATTATCTCAATCATAGCTATGAAATTTTATAAGCTTGATGCGGCTACAATGCAACAGATTCAAGATAAAATTGCAGAGGAGAAAGAAAAAGCTGTAAGTTGA
- the tkt gene encoding transketolase — MTTNIDQLSINTIRTLSIDSIEKAQSGHPGMPMGAAPMAYTLFAKYMDHNPANPDWFNRDRFILSAGHGSMLLYSLLHLHGYGVTMEDLKEFRQWGSRTPGHPEFGHTPGVEATTGPLGQGVAMAVGFAMAERHLASTYNRDDFNVVDHYTYSICGDGDLMEGVSAEASSLAGHLKLGKLIVFYDSNDISLDGDLNQSFSESVEDRYKAYGWQVIRVEDGNNLEEISKAVEVAKVDERPTLIEVKTTIGYGSPNKGGKSASHGAPLGEVEAKLTKESYKWTFEEDFYVPNEVRDHYAELAKEGKQKEEAWNQMFADYKQAHPELASQLETAIKGELPEGWDKDVPVYEEGDKAATRATGGEVLNAIAKNTPSLFGGSADLASSNKTMLNGEEDFSRDNYAGRNIWFGVREFAMAAAVNGMALHGGVKPYASTFFVFSDYLRPALRLSALMKVPATYVFTHDSIAVGEDGPTHEPVEQLAALRAIPDVSIIRPADGNETAAAWKLAVESTNQPTVLVLTRQGLPTLPSTRENAYEGVKKGAYVVSETNGDVDGLLLASGSEVSLALEAQQVLEKEGIHVSVVSMPSWDRFEQQSAEYKQSVIPSNVKHRLGIEMGATLGWERYTGDEGAVLGIDTFGASAPGDRILKEYGFTVENVVARFKQLQGKIKTSNLSL, encoded by the coding sequence ATGACAACAAATATTGATCAGTTATCAATTAACACGATTCGTACGTTATCGATTGATAGTATCGAGAAAGCACAATCAGGGCACCCTGGTATGCCGATGGGAGCGGCTCCAATGGCATATACGTTATTTGCGAAGTATATGGACCATAATCCAGCAAATCCTGACTGGTTTAACCGTGACCGTTTTATTTTATCTGCAGGGCACGGGTCTATGCTTTTATATAGCTTGTTACACTTGCACGGATACGGTGTAACGATGGAAGACTTAAAAGAATTTAGACAGTGGGGAAGTCGCACACCTGGGCATCCAGAATTTGGGCATACTCCAGGAGTTGAAGCAACAACAGGCCCTCTAGGACAAGGGGTGGCAATGGCTGTTGGTTTTGCGATGGCAGAGCGTCATTTAGCATCGACTTACAATCGTGATGATTTTAATGTTGTTGACCACTACACATACAGTATTTGCGGTGACGGTGACTTAATGGAAGGTGTTTCTGCAGAAGCGTCTTCATTAGCAGGACATCTCAAATTAGGGAAGTTAATCGTATTCTATGATTCTAATGATATTTCTTTAGATGGTGACTTGAACCAGTCTTTCTCAGAGAGTGTGGAAGACCGCTATAAAGCCTACGGATGGCAAGTCATTCGCGTTGAAGACGGAAATAATCTAGAAGAAATTTCGAAGGCAGTCGAAGTAGCGAAAGTAGATGAGCGTCCAACGTTGATCGAAGTTAAAACGACGATTGGTTATGGTTCACCAAATAAAGGTGGAAAATCTGCTTCTCACGGTGCTCCTCTTGGCGAAGTTGAAGCAAAATTAACAAAAGAGTCTTATAAATGGACGTTTGAAGAAGATTTCTATGTGCCGAATGAAGTAAGAGACCACTATGCCGAGCTTGCAAAAGAAGGAAAACAGAAAGAAGAAGCATGGAATCAAATGTTTGCTGATTATAAGCAAGCACACCCTGAATTAGCAAGCCAACTAGAAACCGCGATAAAAGGCGAACTTCCAGAAGGATGGGACAAGGATGTACCTGTTTATGAAGAGGGCGACAAAGCAGCAACACGTGCAACAGGTGGAGAAGTACTAAACGCGATCGCCAAAAATACGCCAAGCTTGTTTGGTGGTTCCGCTGATTTAGCATCTTCAAACAAAACGATGTTAAACGGCGAAGAAGACTTTTCCCGTGACAATTATGCAGGACGTAACATTTGGTTCGGTGTTCGTGAATTTGCAATGGCGGCAGCTGTCAACGGTATGGCTCTTCATGGAGGAGTAAAGCCGTACGCATCTACATTCTTCGTATTCTCTGACTACTTACGCCCAGCGTTACGACTTTCTGCTCTTATGAAAGTACCAGCGACTTACGTATTTACGCATGATAGTATTGCTGTCGGAGAGGATGGTCCAACACACGAACCGGTAGAACAATTAGCGGCGTTACGTGCGATTCCAGATGTTTCTATCATCCGCCCAGCAGATGGTAATGAAACAGCAGCTGCTTGGAAACTAGCAGTAGAAAGCACAAATCAACCAACAGTACTTGTCCTCACTCGTCAAGGGTTGCCTACACTTCCTTCCACGAGAGAAAACGCGTATGAAGGTGTGAAAAAAGGTGCCTATGTCGTCTCTGAGACAAATGGCGATGTAGATGGATTATTGCTTGCAAGTGGTTCAGAAGTGTCCTTAGCTTTAGAAGCGCAACAAGTACTTGAGAAAGAAGGCATTCATGTATCTGTCGTAAGTATGCCAAGCTGGGATCGTTTTGAACAACAATCAGCAGAATATAAACAGTCTGTTATTCCTTCAAACGTAAAACACCGCCTAGGAATTGAGATGGGGGCAACATTAGGTTGGGAGCGTTATACAGGAGACGAAGGCGCAGTACTAGGAATCGATACGTTCGGTGCGTCAGCTCCTGGAGATCGTATCTTAAAAGAGTATGGATTTACAGTTGAAAACGTCGTTGCACGCTTCAAACAGTTACAAGGGAAAATTAAAACTAGTAACCTCTCATTATAA
- the uxaC gene encoding glucuronate isomerase: MKTFITEDFLLYNDTARKLYHDVAKHLPIIDYHNHLNDQEILEDKTYSNLSEIWLAGDHYKWRAMRANGVDEAYITGDKSDYDKFLAWAKTVPNTFGNPLYHWTHLELLRYFDIDEVLNEETAPMIWEEANKKLATPELSVRSLLKKDKVEFVGTTDDPTDHLANHQKMVAEGYECNVSPSFRPDKGLAIEKEEFVSWVTKLGEVSGVSISSYDDFLEALNKRVDFFDQLGCRSSDHGINVMFYEETTQAQVDVIFKKRLSGETLSEKEADQFRTLTLIRLGELYAAKGWAMQLHIGPLRNNNTRMFEKVGPDSGFDSMNDRRLAEKLSQFLDALEYEGKLPKTILYSLNANDYQVLAAMAGNFQNSEIPGKVQFGTAWWFNDTIDGMEDQMKVLANTGLISNFIGMLTDSRSFLSLSRHDYFRRILCNLLGTWVEEGKVPKDMPLLEKYVRGICYENAKRYFSIN; this comes from the coding sequence ATGAAGACATTTATCACAGAAGACTTTTTGTTATATAATGATACAGCAAGGAAACTTTACCATGACGTTGCAAAACATTTGCCTATTATAGATTATCATAACCACCTAAACGACCAAGAGATTTTGGAGGATAAAACGTACTCTAATTTATCTGAGATCTGGTTGGCGGGTGATCATTATAAGTGGAGAGCGATGCGAGCAAATGGAGTAGATGAAGCCTATATCACTGGAGATAAAAGTGATTATGATAAATTTCTCGCTTGGGCGAAAACGGTTCCAAATACATTTGGCAATCCTCTTTACCACTGGACTCATTTAGAACTTTTGCGATATTTCGATATTGATGAAGTGTTAAATGAGGAGACTGCACCTATGATTTGGGAGGAGGCAAACAAGAAGCTGGCAACGCCAGAATTATCGGTTAGGTCTCTTCTAAAGAAAGATAAAGTGGAGTTTGTAGGTACAACAGATGATCCAACAGATCATTTAGCGAATCATCAAAAGATGGTTGCGGAAGGATACGAATGTAATGTTTCTCCTTCATTTCGACCAGACAAAGGTTTAGCCATCGAAAAGGAAGAGTTTGTTTCGTGGGTAACTAAGCTTGGGGAAGTAAGTGGAGTGTCAATTTCTAGTTACGATGATTTCCTTGAAGCGTTAAACAAGCGCGTTGATTTCTTTGATCAATTAGGTTGTAGAAGTTCAGACCATGGAATTAATGTGATGTTTTATGAAGAAACGACGCAAGCTCAAGTGGATGTTATTTTCAAAAAGCGCCTAAGCGGTGAAACTCTATCTGAAAAGGAAGCAGACCAGTTTAGAACATTGACTTTAATTCGATTAGGTGAATTATATGCGGCTAAAGGCTGGGCGATGCAGCTTCATATTGGGCCACTGAGAAATAACAACACAAGAATGTTTGAAAAAGTAGGTCCGGACAGCGGCTTTGATTCGATGAATGATCGCCGTCTTGCAGAAAAACTTTCTCAATTCTTAGATGCTCTTGAATATGAAGGTAAGTTACCGAAAACAATTCTTTATAGTCTTAACGCGAATGATTACCAAGTGCTTGCTGCCATGGCAGGAAATTTCCAAAACTCAGAGATTCCTGGCAAGGTGCAATTCGGTACCGCCTGGTGGTTTAATGATACGATTGATGGCATGGAAGACCAAATGAAGGTTCTGGCAAATACAGGTTTGATCAGTAACTTTATTGGGATGTTGACGGATTCTAGAAGTTTCTTATCTCTATCACGCCATGATTATTTCCGTCGAATTCTGTGCAACTTACTCGGAACATGGGTAGAAGAAGGGAAAGTGCCTAAAGATATGCCACTACTTGAAAAGTATGTGAGAGGCATCTGCTATGAAAATGCAAAACGTTATTTTTCCATTAATTAA
- the gndA gene encoding NADP-dependent phosphogluconate dehydrogenase — MSKQQIGVIGLAVMGKNLALNIESRGYSVSVFNRSYDKTEAFLNEEAKGKNFFGAKSIEEFVDSLEKPRKIMLMVKAGPATDATIESLQPFLDKGDILIDGGNTLFEDTIRRNKELDKTGIHFIGTGVSGGEEGALKGPSIMPGGQKEAYELVAPIFEAISAKVEGDPCTSYIGPDGAGHYVKMVHNGIEYGDMQLISEAYFILKHVLGLDAQELHEVFAEWNKGELDSYLVEITADIFTKVDDETGKPMVDVILDTAGQKGTGKWTSKNALDLGVPLPLITESVFARFISAMKEERVKASKVLRGPEVNQFDGDKQELIEAVRKALYMGKICSYAQGFAQMRAQSEEYDWNLNYGDIAMIWRGGCIIRSQFLQKIKEAYDNEPGLTNLLLDPYFKEIVEEYQSALREVVSVAIKYGIAVPTFSSAVAYYDSYRSEDLPANLLQAQRDYFGAHTYQRKDKEGVFHTQWF; from the coding sequence ATGTCGAAACAGCAAATTGGTGTTATTGGATTAGCAGTAATGGGGAAGAACCTTGCGCTAAACATCGAAAGCAGAGGTTATTCTGTTTCAGTTTTTAACCGTTCGTATGATAAAACAGAGGCGTTTTTAAATGAAGAAGCGAAAGGAAAGAACTTCTTTGGAGCAAAGTCAATTGAAGAATTTGTTGACTCTTTAGAGAAACCTCGAAAAATTATGCTAATGGTAAAAGCAGGTCCAGCAACGGATGCAACGATTGAATCTCTGCAACCTTTCCTTGATAAAGGTGATATCTTAATTGACGGTGGTAATACGCTGTTTGAAGATACGATCCGTCGTAATAAGGAACTAGATAAAACAGGTATCCACTTTATCGGTACTGGTGTTTCAGGTGGAGAAGAAGGTGCATTGAAGGGGCCATCAATTATGCCAGGTGGGCAAAAAGAAGCTTATGAATTAGTGGCACCAATCTTTGAAGCAATTTCAGCTAAAGTTGAAGGAGACCCTTGTACAAGCTATATCGGTCCGGACGGTGCTGGTCACTATGTCAAGATGGTTCATAATGGGATTGAGTATGGTGATATGCAATTAATTTCTGAGGCATATTTCATTTTGAAACATGTCCTTGGATTGGATGCACAAGAGCTTCATGAAGTCTTTGCGGAGTGGAACAAAGGTGAGTTAGACAGCTATTTAGTTGAAATTACTGCCGATATCTTCACTAAAGTTGATGATGAAACAGGCAAGCCAATGGTAGATGTTATTTTAGATACAGCAGGACAAAAGGGTACTGGGAAATGGACAAGTAAAAACGCATTAGATTTAGGTGTTCCACTTCCGTTAATTACAGAATCTGTATTTGCTCGTTTTATCTCGGCAATGAAGGAAGAGCGCGTAAAAGCAAGCAAAGTATTAAGAGGGCCGGAAGTAAATCAATTTGATGGTGACAAACAAGAATTAATTGAAGCTGTTCGTAAAGCCCTTTATATGGGTAAAATTTGTTCATATGCTCAAGGGTTTGCACAAATGCGGGCTCAATCTGAAGAGTATGATTGGAACCTTAACTACGGAGATATTGCGATGATCTGGCGTGGTGGATGTATCATTCGTTCTCAATTCTTACAAAAGATTAAAGAAGCATACGACAACGAGCCAGGTTTAACGAACTTATTATTAGACCCTTACTTCAAGGAGATTGTTGAAGAGTATCAGTCTGCATTAAGAGAAGTCGTATCTGTAGCGATTAAATATGGTATTGCCGTGCCAACATTCTCAAGTGCGGTTGCCTACTACGACAGCTACCGTTCTGAAGACTTACCAGCAAACTTATTACAAGCTCAGCGCGATTACTTCGGTGCACATACGTATCAGCGTAAAGACAAAGAAGGCGTGTTCCATACTCAATGGTTCTAA
- a CDS encoding methylglyoxal synthase: MNIALIAHDKKKEDLIKFAQAYEYCLVNHQLFATGTTGKRISENTKLKITRFQSGPLGGDQQIGSMIAENKMDMIIFFRDPLTAQPHEPDVTALLRLCDVYAIPLATNMGTAELLIRGLERGDLKWREYIQHD, translated from the coding sequence GTGAATATCGCCTTAATTGCTCACGATAAAAAGAAGGAAGACCTTATTAAGTTTGCCCAAGCTTATGAATATTGCTTGGTAAACCATCAGCTATTTGCAACTGGAACAACCGGGAAAAGAATATCAGAAAATACGAAACTTAAAATAACCCGGTTTCAATCTGGTCCATTAGGGGGCGACCAACAAATCGGGTCAATGATTGCAGAAAACAAAATGGATATGATTATATTCTTTCGAGACCCTTTAACAGCACAGCCACATGAGCCAGATGTGACAGCTTTACTAAGGCTGTGTGATGTGTATGCCATCCCTTTAGCAACAAACATGGGGACAGCAGAATTATTAATCCGTGGTTTAGAGCGCGGGGACTTAAAATGGCGTGAATATATTCAACATGATTAA
- a CDS encoding ROK family transcriptional regulator has protein sequence MVTGDGAYIRKINRTIIIKEIIHNGRISRADLSKITGLNKATISVQVSNLLEEGLIYETQPEHNVIGRRPIMLSINEAAGYVLGIDLDYKEIHYTLADLSGKPIQTKTIDLETDDYNKIVQKLINDIKEFKQLSENTHYGLINVTIGIHGTVNKNETIFFIPRYQWHNKNLKADLIKEIDIPIHIENNANLSSYAEKVYKHQDSHNLLTIILSSGIGTGILVDGILHKGYHGYAGEMGHMIVMPNGHPCKCGNQGCWEQYASEPKLFKQLEKQLGETSMTYDDLQKLLRDEHRMVLEQLDEFITFVAIGLNNVINIYNPETIVLNSKVLEMYPNAIEQIKQKLTSSVSQYREIVLSDLGYSSTVMGACAFSIQTFFEVSDLILTLDKPHS, from the coding sequence ATGGTAACAGGTGATGGTGCCTACATAAGAAAGATCAATAGAACCATTATTATTAAAGAAATTATTCACAATGGAAGAATTTCTCGTGCCGACCTCTCGAAAATCACTGGTTTGAATAAAGCAACGATTTCCGTTCAAGTTTCTAATTTATTAGAAGAGGGTCTAATATACGAGACACAACCAGAGCATAATGTGATTGGAAGGCGACCAATTATGCTTTCAATTAATGAAGCCGCTGGTTATGTATTAGGCATTGATCTTGACTACAAAGAGATTCATTATACGTTAGCTGACCTATCAGGGAAACCTATTCAAACGAAAACCATCGATTTAGAGACTGACGATTACAACAAGATTGTGCAAAAATTAATTAACGACATCAAAGAATTCAAACAATTAAGTGAGAATACTCATTATGGGTTAATTAATGTCACAATAGGTATCCATGGAACCGTTAATAAAAATGAAACCATCTTTTTCATTCCAAGATATCAATGGCATAATAAAAATTTAAAAGCAGACCTGATTAAAGAAATTGATATTCCGATTCATATTGAAAATAATGCTAACTTGTCCTCCTATGCGGAGAAAGTGTACAAACATCAAGATAGTCATAATTTGCTCACCATCATTCTGTCATCAGGAATCGGTACCGGTATTTTAGTGGACGGCATATTACACAAAGGCTATCACGGCTATGCTGGTGAAATGGGCCATATGATTGTTATGCCAAACGGTCACCCATGCAAATGTGGTAATCAGGGATGCTGGGAGCAATACGCAAGTGAGCCTAAGCTGTTTAAACAACTTGAAAAGCAACTAGGTGAAACATCAATGACGTACGACGATCTACAGAAATTATTAAGAGACGAACATCGAATGGTTCTAGAGCAACTCGATGAATTTATCACCTTTGTCGCCATTGGACTAAACAATGTCATCAACATTTATAACCCTGAAACCATCGTCTTAAATAGCAAGGTACTTGAAATGTATCCAAATGCAATTGAACAAATCAAACAGAAATTAACTTCATCTGTTAGTCAATATCGTGAAATTGTTCTATCCGACCTTGGATATAGCTCTACAGTGATGGGTGCATGTGCCTTTTCTATTCAAACGTTCTTTGAAGTATCCGACTTGATCTTAACATTGGACAAGCCTCATAGTTAG
- a CDS encoding ROK family transcriptional regulator: MRTGDASYIKKMNRKILIEEIIKNSSLSRSDLARITGLNKATVSAQINDLLNEQIVRELSEGESTTRGRKPILIEINESAGFSIGMDIDDDHINIIFTNLKGKPFHQFELTIEHYDLDQITEQLINELSPLIKKYKHTHHPIGLVGIGGGIHGIVNNDDEIIFTPKQQWSNIYISDKLEDAFQTRVYIENNANLSVFAEQVYDEYLSNLFCVTLHSGIGLGIVSENNIYHGYQGFAGEIGHMIIESNGRVCTCGNQGCWELYASENALKKKLSEKDPSLSLDNLPTVLTTPKYKQIFDDYLDYLAFGLNNIINIFNPEKLIINGSIINHHSALIEEISAKLNSKINNYRILKISSLGKDACVLGGASLALKHFYDVNVIHFANYDYDAPRLLGHPLH; encoded by the coding sequence TTGAGAACCGGAGATGCAAGTTATATAAAGAAAATGAATCGAAAGATATTAATAGAAGAAATTATAAAAAATTCGTCCTTGTCTAGAAGTGACTTGGCAAGAATCACAGGTCTAAATAAAGCGACTGTCTCAGCTCAAATTAATGACCTTCTCAACGAACAGATTGTACGGGAGCTAAGTGAAGGAGAATCAACGACACGCGGACGAAAACCGATCCTAATTGAGATCAATGAGTCAGCTGGTTTTAGTATCGGAATGGACATTGACGATGATCATATCAACATCATCTTTACGAATTTAAAGGGCAAGCCCTTTCATCAGTTCGAATTAACAATCGAACATTATGATCTTGATCAAATTACTGAACAACTCATTAACGAACTGTCTCCGCTGATTAAGAAGTATAAGCACACGCATCATCCAATTGGTCTTGTCGGAATAGGCGGCGGTATCCATGGAATCGTAAACAATGATGATGAAATTATCTTTACTCCAAAACAGCAATGGTCGAACATCTATATTTCGGACAAGCTTGAAGATGCCTTTCAAACACGAGTATACATTGAGAACAACGCGAACCTATCCGTATTTGCTGAACAAGTCTACGACGAGTATCTATCCAATCTGTTTTGCGTTACTCTGCACTCAGGGATCGGTCTAGGGATTGTTAGTGAAAATAATATTTATCATGGTTATCAAGGCTTCGCAGGTGAGATCGGTCATATGATTATCGAATCTAATGGCCGAGTTTGTACATGCGGCAACCAGGGATGCTGGGAATTATACGCTTCTGAAAATGCGTTAAAGAAAAAGTTATCGGAAAAAGACCCCTCTCTTTCACTTGATAACTTGCCAACGGTGCTCACCACACCTAAATATAAACAAATATTTGATGATTACCTTGATTATTTAGCATTTGGTTTGAATAACATTATTAATATCTTTAACCCTGAAAAATTGATTATTAACGGATCAATCATCAACCACCACTCTGCACTCATAGAGGAAATTAGTGCAAAACTTAATTCGAAAATCAACAATTATCGTATCTTAAAAATTTCCTCACTAGGAAAAGATGCTTGCGTACTTGGCGGTGCTTCCTTGGCTCTCAAACACTTTTATGACGTCAATGTGATCCACTTTGCCAATTACGATTACGATGCACCACGATTACTGGGTCATCCTCTACATTGA